The Polynucleobacter sp. VK25 genome segment CACCAAAATACTATTGAGGCTTAAGAGCCCTTTAGCAAACCCAGAGCCAGAAACTGTGATTTCATGCTCAGGCTCATCGAAGTACATAACCTTCACCACCCTGAGGTAATAAAAGGCGCCAATAAGTGAGGCGATTACTGCGATTACCGCAAGGAATGTATGTTCTGCGTCTACCAACGCTTCTAAAACACCCAACTTAGCAGCAAAACCCACTGTAGGTGGAATACCAGCCAAGGAGAACATCATCACCAAGCCGATAAATGCAAACCAGGGGTGCTTCTTGTTCAGCCCCTTAAGGCCGTCCAAGGTTTCACAGTCATATCCCTTGCGCGATAACACCATCAATAAGCCGAAGGTGCCCAGCGTAGTTAAAACATAAGTAATGGCGTAGAACATGGCTGCACTAAAGGCATGGTCGTCAAACACAGACAACATACCCAGGAGAACAAAGCCCATTTGCGCAATTGCTGAATAAGCCAACATACGCTTGAGATTAGTTTGCGCAATCGCAGTGACGTTACCCACGACAAGCGATAAGACCGCCAACAATACCAACATGGGCTGCCAGTCGCCTAGCAATGGTAACAAGGTATTTACCAGTAAACGAAATAACAAGGCAAAAGCAGCTAGTTTTGGAGCTGCGGCAATCATCAGTGTGACGGCTGTAGGAGCGCCTTGGTAAACATCTGGTACCCACATATGGAATGGCACAACACCCAGTTTAAATGCTAAACCAGCAACAATGAATACCAACCCAAAGGCCATTACTAAATGATTCACACGAGGATCGGCAACGGTCTTGAAGATTTCGATTAGATCAAGAGATCCTGTTACGCCATACAGCATCGACATGCCGTAAAGCAAGAAACCTGATGCTAATGCGCCTAAGATGAAATACTTAATACCAGCCTCAACACTCTTCTCGCTGCTGTGGCGCATGGCTACCAAAGCATAAGTTGGTAAGGCCATCAACTCTAGACCCAAATAAAGAGTCAGCAAGTTGGCGCCGGAGATCAATACAAACTGCCCCAACAAGGCAAGCAAAGCTAAAACAATAAAGTCTGGACGGAATAAGGCGCGATCCACTAAATATTGCTTGGAATAAACAAGACTCACCAATACAGCGATACAAGAACAAGCTTTAAGTAAGTTTGAAAATGGATCGGACTGAAATAAGCCATTCATTGCCACCAATGCTGGATCGCCCATGCGACCAATAAACATGAAAATTAGGTAAGCAAGCAAGATCAGTGAAAAGAAATACACAAAGCCAACGCCACGTGGAGTATGGAATATGTCTTGCTCCACACCAGGAGTGGATGTCACTTTCTCAGGAACGTACACACTGACAACCAGCAATAAGCAAGTTGCTACGAGTAAAACAAGTTCTGGCAGGATGGCGAATAGATCGAATGCTTGCATTTGTACTTACTCAGAGTTTGCTAACAGCAACATGCTGTAGCAGATTAATCACAGCTGGATGAATGATGTCGGTAAACGGCTTTGGATAAACACCCATACCTATTACGCAGATTGAAAGAATGGCCATCAAGAAATATTCACGACAGTTCAAGTCCTTTAATACTTCTACATGGGCATTATTGATGGTGCCAAAAAATACTCTCTTGACCATCCACAAAGAATAAGCGGCACCTAAAATCAAAGCTGTCGCAGCCAAGATGCCGATGACAAAGTCATAGTCCACAGCAGCCAATATCACCATGAACTCTCCAACGAAACCAGAGGTTGCCGGTAAGCCACAGTTAGCCATTGCCATCAACACAGCAAATGCAGTAAAAGCAGGCATACGATGCACTACGCCACCATAATCTGCAATTTGACGAGTATGCATGCGGTCATAAAGTACGCCAATAGAAAGGAACATGGCGCCAGCAACAAAGCCATGAGAAATCATTTGAACGATGCCACCCTCGATACCCAGTGGACTAAAGAGGAAAAAGCCCAGAGTCACAAAGCCCATATGCGCTACCGATGAGTATGCAACGAGCTTTTTCATATCTTTTTGGACTAAAGCAACCGCACCAACATAGATAACAGCCACTAAGGACAAGAAAATAACAAATGGGCCTAAGTACTGGCTTGCATCAGGAGCGATAGGCAATGAGAAGCGCAGGAAGCCATAGGCGCCTAACTTCAACATGATTGCGGCCAAGACAACCGAACCACCAGTTGGCGCTTCTACGTGAACGTCTGGCAACCAAGTATGCAATGGCCACATTGGCACCTTCACAGCAAATGCCATGAAGAAAGCTGCAAACAATAAAATTTGCTCAACAATATCTAGGCGTGCATTCTGCCAAGCCAAGATATCAAAGGTATTGGTTACGTTGTACAAGTACAGCATGGCAATCAATGTAAGCAATGATCCCAACAACGTGTACAAGAAAAACTTAAATGCTGCGTAGATTCTATTGTGTCCACCCCAGACACCAATAATGATGTACATCGGTATCAGGGTCGCTTCAAAGAACACGTAGAACAATAAGGCATCTAACGCGCTGAATACGCCAATCATTAATCCCGAGAGAATCATGAAGGAAGCAAAATATTGCGATACCTTAGTCTCAATTACTTCCCATGCTGCGATCACCACAATAATGTTGATGAATGCAGTAAGAACGATGAACCAAACGGAGATACCATCAATACCTAGGTAATAGTTAATGTCGTAGCGCGGAATCCAACTGATTTTTTCAACAAACTGCATGCCAGGATTGGCAATATCAAAATGAATAACCAATGGCAGAGTTGCAATAAATCCGAGTACAGAACCAATCAAGGCTAACCAGCGTACACCGGCAGTTGGCTTCTCAGACCCATAAAACAAAATAATGAGTCCAAAGACAATCGGGGTCCAAATGGCGTAAGAAAGAATCATAGTGGCTACTTAAGTAACAAAGGCCTATCGAACAAAAGGCAGGTAAGCGTACAAAACCCAAGCAAGCAATACCGCCAAGCCCGCAATCATTGCGAAGGCATAGTGGTATAGATAACCGGATTGCAAATGACGGATAACTCCAGCAAAGCGCCCTACTGCATGGGCGCTGCCGTTGACAAAGAAACCATCGATGATCTTTTGATCACCACGATGCCACAAGAAGCTACCAATCCAGATAAGGCCCTTAGCAAATACAGCCTGGTTGATTTCATCAAGGTAGTACTTGTTATCAAACAATTTCTTGATAGGAGCGAATGCCTGCGCAACTTTTCCAGGCAACTTCGGTGCCCATAAATACCCAATGGCTGCAGTCAACACACCTAGCACTACCAACAGTAATACTGGAGATGTGAACGCATGAAGCGCCATAGCAATTGGGCCATGGAATTCATCTTCCAATTCTTTCATTACTGGGTGACGCGCAAGATCAATAAAGATGGAATCGCCGAAGTAAGTTCCAAATAGTAATGGAGAGATTGTGTAGAAACCAATGATCACCGATGGAATTGCCAAGAGAATCAAAGGGAGAGTCACAACAAATGGGGACTCATGTGGCTTCTGGCCTGGCGCCAAACCATGGTGAGCGTGATCATCGCCCTGCTCTGCATGATCATGATGGTGATCATGTGCATGTGCGTCATCATGACCCCAACGCGCTTTTCCGTGGAATACATAAAAGTACAAACGGAAAGAATACAAAGCTGTTACAAATACGCTTGCCATCACGGCAAAGTATGCAAAACCAGAGCCTGGGATATGGCTAGCAGCAACTGCTTCAATGATGGAATCTTTTGAATAGAAGCCAGAGAAGAATGGTGTACCTACTAATGCAAGGTTACCCAATAACATCATGAGGCAAGTGATCGGCATGTATTTCCAGAGGCCGCCCATCTTACGCATGTCTTGTTCGTGATGCATACCCAGAATCACACTACCTGCCGCAAGGAATAACAGCGCCTTAAAGAAAGCGTGAGTCATCAAGTGAAAGATCGCAACTGGATAAGCGGAAACACCCAAGGCCACCGTCATGTAACCAAGCTGAGACAAAGTCGAATACGCAACAACACGCTTGATATCGTTTTGCACAATACCGAGGAAGCCCATAAATAGCGCAGTAATAGAGCCAATTACCAAGATGAAGCTCAATGCTGCATCCGAGAGTTCAAATAATGGTGACATGCGTGACACCATGAAGATACCTGCAGTAACCATTGTTGCAGCATGAATCAATGCTGAAATTGGTGTTGGACCTTCCATCGAATCAGGCAACCAAACGTGCAAGGGAAATTGTGCTGATTTACCCATTGCGCCGATGAACAAGCAAATACAAGCAACGGTCATTAAATTCCAGCTTGTACCGGGAAGTGTTTGGGCTGCTAATGCAGAGTTTTGTGAAAAGATGACGTCGTATTGCATCGAGCCAGTGCTCGCAAGCAAGATGCCTATACCCAAGATAAAGCCAAAGTCACCAACGCGGTTGACCAAGAATGCTTTCATATTGGCAAATACAGCTGACTGACGTTCAAAATAGAAGCCAATCAATAAATAAGAAACTACACCCACCGCTTCCCAACCAAAGAAGAGTTGCAAAAGGTTGTTACTCATCACCAGCATCAACATGGCAAAAGTAAATAGTGAAATATAGGAGAAGAAGCGGTTGTAACCCTCTTCGCCATGCATATAACCGATGGTGTAAATATGCACCATCAATGACACAAAAGTCACTACACACATCATCGTAGCGGTTAAGGGGTCTATCAGGAAGCCAATATCTAAATTGAGTTCACCCAATTGCATCCAGCGATAAACAGTGCCATTGAAATAAAAACCATCCATTACTTGCACTAAAACGTTGCAAGATAAGACAAAGGCAATCGTAACGCCTAGGATAGTCACGAACTGACTTGCGCCGTGACCAATGCGATTACCACCAAGCTTGGTGCCAAAAAAACCGGCAATGATAGAGCCAACTAGTGGCGCCAAAGGAATCGCGCAGAGTACAGGAATATTTAAGGTCAATTGCATGACTAGCCTTTTAGGTGGTCAAGATCTTCGGCATTAATAGTGTCAACCTTACGGAAGAGCACTACTAAAATTGCCAAGCCGATAGCTGCCTCAGCAGCTGCCACAGTCAAAATAAAGAATACGAATACTTGACCTGCCATATCTCCTAAATAATGAGAGAAGGCAACAAAGTTCATGTTGACCGAGAGAAGCATCAACTCAATAGCCATCAACAATACGATGACATTCTTGCGATTTAAGAAAATACCGATAACACTAGTCGCAAACAAAATTGCGCCAAGCACTAAGTAATGAGCGAGAGTGATATTCATTTCTTCTCTCCTCTTGCATCTTGCTTTGCAGCCATGTCAGAACCCATCTTCACAATACGCATACGATCTGCAGCAACCACATTGACCTGCTCATGGATATTTTGCGCTTTGGAGTCTTTGCGATTACGCAATGTCAAAGCAACGCCAGCAATAATAGCTACCAACAAGATTACACCGGCAACTTCAAACGCATAGACATAATCAACAAAGATCAACATACCTAAGGCTTGAGTATTGTTTGCCATCATCTCTTCTGGCATTGGCTGAACTGGGGTATTCGTACCTATGAAGCTACGAATGATCACAATCGAAAGCTCCAAAACAATCACTGCGCCCATTAAAAAGGCAACTGGCAGATACTTTTTGAAATCCCGACGAAGGTGTTCAATATCTAGATCCAACATCATGACTACGAATAAGAACAACACCATTACGGCGCCTACGTAAACCAGAATGAGAGCCAAGCTCAAGAATTCCGCCTTGAGCAACATCCAAAGGCCGGATGCGCAAAAGAATGCCAATACTAGGAATAATGCAGCATGGACTGGGTTGCGGGCTGTAATCACACGCACTGCAGAAATAACCAATAGTCCTGCAAAGCCGTAAAAGAAAACAGCAAATAAAGTAGATGGATCGAATGTCATATTAGCTTAGCTCGATTCGATTAACGGTAAGGTGCATCAGCTGCACGGTTAGCGGCGATATCTTTTTCATACTTGTCGCCTACTGCCAAAAGCATATCTTTAGTGAAATACAAATCGCCACGCTTATCACCAAAATATTCAAAAATATTGGTTTCTACAATGGCGTCGACTGGGCATGCTTCTTCACAGAAACCGCAGAAAATACATTTCGTAAGGTCGATATCGTAACGGCTGGTGCGACGAGTACCATCATCGCGCTCAGCTGTTTCAATGGTGATGGCATAGGCTGGGCATACAGCTTCGCATAACTTGCAGCCGATACAGCGCTCTTCACCATTTTCATAACGACGAAGTGCATGCAATCCACGGAAGCGATTAGATAAAGGCGTCTTCTCTTCTGGGTATTGAACAGTAATTTTTGGCTTGAAAAGATAACGACCGGTAATAGACATACCAGTCAAGATGTCTTTAAGCATCAAGCTATCGAGGAATTGGGAAATTTTCTTAAACATGATTTATCAACTTATTTCCAAATATTCCATGGGGATACAACCCACGCGCCG includes the following:
- the nuoN gene encoding NADH-quinone oxidoreductase subunit NuoN, producing MQAFDLFAILPELVLLVATCLLLVVSVYVPEKVTSTPGVEQDIFHTPRGVGFVYFFSLILLAYLIFMFIGRMGDPALVAMNGLFQSDPFSNLLKACSCIAVLVSLVYSKQYLVDRALFRPDFIVLALLALLGQFVLISGANLLTLYLGLELMALPTYALVAMRHSSEKSVEAGIKYFILGALASGFLLYGMSMLYGVTGSLDLIEIFKTVADPRVNHLVMAFGLVFIVAGLAFKLGVVPFHMWVPDVYQGAPTAVTLMIAAAPKLAAFALLFRLLVNTLLPLLGDWQPMLVLLAVLSLVVGNVTAIAQTNLKRMLAYSAIAQMGFVLLGMLSVFDDHAFSAAMFYAITYVLTTLGTFGLLMVLSRKGYDCETLDGLKGLNKKHPWFAFIGLVMMFSLAGIPPTVGFAAKLGVLEALVDAEHTFLAVIAVIASLIGAFYYLRVVKVMYFDEPEHEITVSGSGFAKGLLSLNSILVLAIGIVPAGLMSLCLDAMRRTLLGS
- a CDS encoding NADH-quinone oxidoreductase subunit M, with product MILSYAIWTPIVFGLIILFYGSEKPTAGVRWLALIGSVLGFIATLPLVIHFDIANPGMQFVEKISWIPRYDINYYLGIDGISVWFIVLTAFINIIVVIAAWEVIETKVSQYFASFMILSGLMIGVFSALDALLFYVFFEATLIPMYIIIGVWGGHNRIYAAFKFFLYTLLGSLLTLIAMLYLYNVTNTFDILAWQNARLDIVEQILLFAAFFMAFAVKVPMWPLHTWLPDVHVEAPTGGSVVLAAIMLKLGAYGFLRFSLPIAPDASQYLGPFVIFLSLVAVIYVGAVALVQKDMKKLVAYSSVAHMGFVTLGFFLFSPLGIEGGIVQMISHGFVAGAMFLSIGVLYDRMHTRQIADYGGVVHRMPAFTAFAVLMAMANCGLPATSGFVGEFMVILAAVDYDFVIGILAATALILGAAYSLWMVKRVFFGTINNAHVEVLKDLNCREYFLMAILSICVIGMGVYPKPFTDIIHPAVINLLQHVAVSKL
- the nuoL gene encoding NADH-quinone oxidoreductase subunit L, producing the protein MQLTLNIPVLCAIPLAPLVGSIIAGFFGTKLGGNRIGHGASQFVTILGVTIAFVLSCNVLVQVMDGFYFNGTVYRWMQLGELNLDIGFLIDPLTATMMCVVTFVSLMVHIYTIGYMHGEEGYNRFFSYISLFTFAMLMLVMSNNLLQLFFGWEAVGVVSYLLIGFYFERQSAVFANMKAFLVNRVGDFGFILGIGILLASTGSMQYDVIFSQNSALAAQTLPGTSWNLMTVACICLFIGAMGKSAQFPLHVWLPDSMEGPTPISALIHAATMVTAGIFMVSRMSPLFELSDAALSFILVIGSITALFMGFLGIVQNDIKRVVAYSTLSQLGYMTVALGVSAYPVAIFHLMTHAFFKALLFLAAGSVILGMHHEQDMRKMGGLWKYMPITCLMMLLGNLALVGTPFFSGFYSKDSIIEAVAASHIPGSGFAYFAVMASVFVTALYSFRLYFYVFHGKARWGHDDAHAHDHHHDHAEQGDDHAHHGLAPGQKPHESPFVVTLPLILLAIPSVIIGFYTISPLLFGTYFGDSIFIDLARHPVMKELEDEFHGPIAMALHAFTSPVLLLVVLGVLTAAIGYLWAPKLPGKVAQAFAPIKKLFDNKYYLDEINQAVFAKGLIWIGSFLWHRGDQKIIDGFFVNGSAHAVGRFAGVIRHLQSGYLYHYAFAMIAGLAVLLAWVLYAYLPFVR
- the nuoK gene encoding NADH-quinone oxidoreductase subunit NuoK, whose product is MNITLAHYLVLGAILFATSVIGIFLNRKNVIVLLMAIELMLLSVNMNFVAFSHYLGDMAGQVFVFFILTVAAAEAAIGLAILVVLFRKVDTINAEDLDHLKG
- a CDS encoding NADH-quinone oxidoreductase subunit J encodes the protein MTFDPSTLFAVFFYGFAGLLVISAVRVITARNPVHAALFLVLAFFCASGLWMLLKAEFLSLALILVYVGAVMVLFLFVVMMLDLDIEHLRRDFKKYLPVAFLMGAVIVLELSIVIIRSFIGTNTPVQPMPEEMMANNTQALGMLIFVDYVYAFEVAGVILLVAIIAGVALTLRNRKDSKAQNIHEQVNVVAADRMRIVKMGSDMAAKQDARGEKK
- the nuoI gene encoding NADH-quinone oxidoreductase subunit NuoI, which translates into the protein MFKKISQFLDSLMLKDILTGMSITGRYLFKPKITVQYPEEKTPLSNRFRGLHALRRYENGEERCIGCKLCEAVCPAYAITIETAERDDGTRRTSRYDIDLTKCIFCGFCEEACPVDAIVETNIFEYFGDKRGDLYFTKDMLLAVGDKYEKDIAANRAADAPYR